CAGCTCGACGACGGCACCACGACCCCGGGAACCCGCCACGAGGTCGTGCGGCACCCCGACCAGGCACCGGCAGGCACGGCCTTGGCCGTGCGCGTGGCCGGCGGCAGGTTCACGGCCCAGTCCACCGGCGGCCAGCAGGCCGCCGAAGACTGACCGGGCGGCCGCCCCCAGACAACAGAGACAGACCTGACAAACCCGACATCCCCTTCCCGGCCCCGCACTGGCGGTCCACCCCGGGAGCCAGAGAAAGAGCACAGCATGGCAGCAGAGAACGCAGCAACCCCGGCACCGGACACCGACCTCGACGGACTGAGCTACGAAGAGGCCCGCGAACAGCTCCTGGGCGTGGTGGGCAAGCTCGAGGCCGGCGGCGCCAGCCTCGAGGAATCCCTGGCCCTCTGGGAGCGCGGCGAAGCCCTCGCGAAGCGCTGCGAGCAGTGGCTCGAGGGCGCCCGCAAGCGGCTCGCGGCAGCCCGGGACCAGGCCGGCCAGGAAGGCTGAGCGGGCCGGCTAGGAGCGCCGCACCAGCTCCTGTTCCATCTCGACGTCGAGTTCCGGGACGGGCCACTCCAGCGCCAGCCCCTCCAGCGCGTCCAGCAGCAACTGCTGGACGGCAATCCGTGCGAACCACTTCTTGTTCGCCGGAACCACGTGCCAGGGCGCATGCTCGGAACTGGTCTGCTCAAAGGCGGCCTGGTACGCGTCCATGTAGTCGTCCCAGAAGGCCCGCTCCTTGAGGTCGTTCCCGCTGTACTTCCACCGCTTCGCCGGATCCTCAAGCCGGGCCAGCAGACGCTCCTGCTGTTCGTCGCGGCTGATGTGCAGCATCACCTTGACGATCTTCGTTCCCGCGGCCGTTTGCCGGGCCTCGAATTCGTTGATGGCCCGGTAGCGGCGTTCCAGTTCCTCGGCGTCGGCCCAGCGGTGGACCCGGTGGATCAGGACATCCTCGTAGTGGGAACGGTCGAAGACCCCCACCATCCCGGCCGCGGGAACTTCCTTCTCGATCCGCCACAGGAAGTCGTAGGACTGCTCCTCGGGAGTCGGCGCCTTGAACGACTTCAACTGCACGCCTTGCGGGTTCATCTGGCCCATGACGTGGTTGACGATCCCGCCCTTGCCGGCGGTGTCCATCGCCTGCAGAACCAGCAGGACGCGTTTCTTGCCGCCAATCCTGGACTCCGCGAAGAGCTGCTCCTGGAGATTGGTGAGCTTGCCGTCGAGTTCGCTGAGCAGCTTCTCGCCTTCGGCCTTGTCGCCGGCGTAGCCCGGCGTGGACCCGGGGTCGACGTCGCCAAGCTTGAACTTCTTCCCTGCCTTCAGGGTGTCAGCCGGGTGTTCGTCGAAGTTCACGACATCTGCCATCAAAGCCTCTTTCCGGTTCGGGCAGCCGGCCTGCCGGACGATCGTCCCGCAGCGCTGCTGTCCCGAATCCTAGTTGCCCTGGTACCGGCTCAGGAAGTCCGCCATGCGGTTGATTGCCTCTTCCAGATCCTTGACGTTCGGCAGGGTCACCATCCGGAAGTGGTCCGGCCGGACCCAGTTGAAGGCCCTGC
The nucleotide sequence above comes from Arthrobacter sp. KBS0702. Encoded proteins:
- a CDS encoding exodeoxyribonuclease VII small subunit, giving the protein MAAENAATPAPDTDLDGLSYEEAREQLLGVVGKLEAGGASLEESLALWERGEALAKRCEQWLEGARKRLAAARDQAGQEG
- a CDS encoding polyphosphate kinase 2 family protein, with amino-acid sequence MADVVNFDEHPADTLKAGKKFKLGDVDPGSTPGYAGDKAEGEKLLSELDGKLTNLQEQLFAESRIGGKKRVLLVLQAMDTAGKGGIVNHVMGQMNPQGVQLKSFKAPTPEEQSYDFLWRIEKEVPAAGMVGVFDRSHYEDVLIHRVHRWADAEELERRYRAINEFEARQTAAGTKIVKVMLHISRDEQQERLLARLEDPAKRWKYSGNDLKERAFWDDYMDAYQAAFEQTSSEHAPWHVVPANKKWFARIAVQQLLLDALEGLALEWPVPELDVEMEQELVRRS